In Bacillus sp. SM2101, a single genomic region encodes these proteins:
- a CDS encoding nitroreductase family protein, with translation MTTTNVDLTTVINDRHSIRVYDPSVKIDKNELNDMIQEAAKAPSAWNLQHWKFLVIDDPDLQNTLLPIAFNQQQVVDASAVIAILGDLEANKNAERVYSEAVAAGFMTEEAKSTLIGQINGAYQSPEAALHSAILNPSLAAMQLMLIAKARGYDTCSMAGYDSAQFIKTFNIPSRYVPVMLLTIGKKAKDAHATNRFPVEDITLYNNF, from the coding sequence ATGACTACAACCAATGTTGATTTAACAACTGTAATTAATGACAGACACTCTATCCGGGTTTATGACCCTTCAGTAAAAATTGATAAAAATGAGCTTAACGACATGATTCAGGAAGCAGCAAAAGCTCCTTCCGCATGGAATCTTCAGCATTGGAAATTTTTAGTTATCGATGACCCAGACTTACAAAATACCTTATTGCCGATTGCCTTCAATCAGCAACAAGTCGTTGATGCGTCAGCAGTCATTGCCATTTTAGGTGACCTTGAAGCAAATAAAAATGCTGAACGAGTTTACAGTGAAGCAGTTGCAGCTGGATTTATGACAGAAGAAGCAAAGTCCACATTAATTGGACAAATAAATGGAGCATACCAATCTCCAGAAGCGGCTCTTCATTCTGCCATACTTAATCCTTCCCTCGCGGCTATGCAGCTCATGCTCATAGCAAAAGCGCGAGGTTATGACACTTGCTCTATGGCTGGCTACGATAGCGCACAGTTCATCAAAACATTTAACATTCCTTCACGGTACGTACCAGTCATGTTATTAACGATTGGAAAAAAAGCGAAAGATGCCCATGCAACAAATCGTTTTCCTGTAGAAGATATAACACTTTATAACAATTTTTAA
- a CDS encoding HD domain-containing protein, translating to MIIHDKIYGNFEIDGVLKELILSPPVQRLKKVHQGGACYLMNEKWNITRYDHSIGVMLLIRKLGGCLEEQIAGLLHDVSHTAFSHVVDYVYENENEDFHERIFDKIIEQSDIPTILSNHGHDYKEILFPMEQWSILEQPLPELCADRIDYTLRDMHSYFNISKDEINKFLNSLIVKEEKICIKSLQSAEWFTETYYKEVIDFFMSPENVYSYHLLSKAIKISLQHKLITSDDLLDDDYTLLSKLTTSNNAEVLAILQQINSNVKLELNNTHYDIHGKHKARLIDPAVVINNFIKKASELSTSVAQLNDHAAHKFREGVFIKIV from the coding sequence ATGATTATTCATGATAAGATTTATGGCAATTTTGAAATTGATGGTGTATTAAAAGAGCTCATCCTATCTCCTCCTGTTCAAAGACTTAAGAAGGTTCATCAAGGAGGAGCTTGTTATTTAATGAATGAAAAATGGAACATAACCCGCTACGATCATTCTATTGGTGTAATGTTGCTAATAAGAAAACTTGGTGGCTGTCTAGAAGAACAAATTGCTGGATTATTACACGATGTATCACACACAGCTTTCTCTCATGTTGTCGATTACGTATACGAAAATGAGAATGAAGATTTTCATGAACGAATATTTGACAAGATCATTGAGCAGTCTGATATCCCTACTATCCTCTCAAACCATGGGCATGACTATAAAGAAATACTCTTCCCCATGGAACAATGGTCAATTTTAGAACAGCCTTTACCGGAGCTATGCGCTGATAGAATCGATTATACACTTCGAGATATGCATAGTTATTTTAATATTTCAAAGGATGAAATAAACAAATTTTTGAATTCATTAATTGTAAAAGAAGAGAAAATCTGTATAAAATCACTTCAAAGTGCCGAATGGTTTACTGAAACATACTATAAAGAGGTCATTGATTTTTTCATGAGTCCAGAAAATGTTTATAGCTACCATCTTTTAAGCAAAGCTATAAAAATCTCCTTACAGCATAAATTAATAACATCAGATGATTTGTTAGACGATGATTACACCCTATTGAGTAAACTAACCACCAGTAATAATGCTGAAGTACTCGCAATCCTACAACAAATCAATAGCAATGTGAAGTTAGAGCTCAATAATACCCATTACGATATTCACGGAAAACATAAAGCAAGACTCATTGATCCAGCTGTTGTTATAAACAATTTTATTAAGAAAGCATCGGAACTCTCCACATCGGTAGCACAACTTAATGACCACGCAGCACACAAGTTTCGTGAAGGCGTGTTTATAAAAATCGTATAG
- a CDS encoding ABC transporter permease translates to MSYQLSNEEQVKGKGLLMLYGVRQWLVECVILFRIQFSMIREQWIWVFILASLFPFSTLLFLKFFTVNPTDEMMIQIISGNMIFSIILTGFNMVAQELSWQKHLGHFTFYASLPIAKINFVLANLLRGLLSTMPSIIILAIIGQLVYGVQFQYSWGIIPVFFLSIFSIVGFGVFIGFWSPNPQLGNMVVQGLWIFLSFLTPVLMPIEQLPEVLQWISYIFPTTYIAEAFRTILISGWELSVSINLVILFGYSIFSFLLIMKKMDWRVN, encoded by the coding sequence ATGAGCTATCAACTATCCAACGAGGAACAAGTGAAAGGTAAAGGATTACTCATGTTATATGGAGTAAGACAATGGCTTGTGGAGTGTGTCATTTTATTTCGCATCCAATTCTCTATGATTAGAGAGCAATGGATTTGGGTATTCATTTTGGCTTCCCTTTTTCCATTTTCAACCCTCTTATTTTTGAAATTTTTCACTGTCAATCCGACAGATGAAATGATGATTCAAATTATATCGGGGAATATGATCTTTTCTATAATACTTACAGGTTTTAATATGGTAGCTCAAGAACTTTCTTGGCAAAAACATTTGGGGCATTTTACTTTTTATGCGTCGCTGCCAATTGCAAAAATAAATTTTGTTTTAGCAAATTTATTACGTGGTCTCTTATCAACAATGCCATCAATTATCATTTTAGCGATCATTGGCCAACTTGTATATGGTGTTCAATTTCAGTATAGTTGGGGAATTATACCTGTATTTTTCCTTTCTATATTCAGTATAGTTGGTTTTGGGGTGTTTATTGGATTTTGGTCTCCAAATCCTCAACTAGGGAATATGGTAGTACAAGGGTTATGGATATTCCTGAGCTTTTTGACCCCTGTTTTGATGCCAATAGAGCAGTTACCTGAGGTCCTACAATGGATTTCTTACATTTTTCCTACTACATATATTGCTGAGGCTTTTAGAACTATACTTATTTCCGGATGGGAATTGTCAGTATCTATAAACCTTGTAATTTTGTTTGGTTATTCAATATTTTCTTTCTTATTAATTATGAAGAAAATGGATTGGCGAGTAAATTAA
- a CDS encoding amino acid deaminase/aldolase, producing the protein MNYQYYKDTLQHIQKPFAYIDLDLLDDNITEILKASNGKKIRLGSKSIRSVPIMKRIIESNEQFEGIMCFTANEAIFLANYGFNDVLIAYPVVDQSYLTAIAKQVKKGSLITLMVDSVEHVKLIDQVGATYNVVIPICIDVDMSVDFPRFRFGVYRSPLQSAKHVDDIGQVIKKCQYVKLDGIMGYEAQVAGVGDAVAGKSAKNFIVRKLKSHSIQAISERRAEVVKRVEDLGFSLRFVNGGGTGSLSSTCKEHVVTEVTVGSGFFSPSLFDSYQDFQYKPAAGYALEIVRTPKDRYYTCLGGGYIASGAVGDDKTPKPYLPSGARLHALEGAGEVQTPVFYEGSEPLSLGDPIFFRHAKSGELCERFSCLYGISQGEIVGEYATYRGEGQCFL; encoded by the coding sequence ATGAATTATCAATATTATAAAGACACTTTACAGCATATACAAAAACCATTTGCTTATATTGATCTGGATTTACTTGATGATAATATCACAGAAATTTTAAAGGCCAGTAACGGAAAAAAAATACGCTTGGGCAGTAAATCAATAAGAAGTGTACCAATAATGAAACGAATTATTGAAAGTAATGAACAGTTTGAAGGCATTATGTGCTTTACTGCTAATGAGGCAATTTTCTTAGCTAATTATGGTTTTAATGATGTGTTAATTGCTTACCCTGTTGTAGATCAATCGTATTTAACAGCAATTGCAAAGCAGGTTAAGAAAGGCTCTTTAATCACGTTAATGGTTGATTCTGTAGAACATGTTAAGCTAATTGACCAAGTTGGTGCAACGTATAACGTGGTAATCCCCATTTGTATAGACGTAGATATGTCTGTCGATTTTCCACGCTTTCGATTCGGTGTATACCGCTCACCTTTGCAATCTGCCAAACATGTGGATGACATTGGACAAGTAATAAAAAAATGCCAATACGTTAAACTAGACGGCATAATGGGTTACGAAGCGCAGGTTGCTGGTGTAGGTGATGCTGTAGCAGGAAAATCAGCAAAAAACTTTATTGTAAGAAAGCTTAAAAGTCATTCGATTCAAGCGATTAGTGAAAGAAGAGCAGAGGTTGTTAAAAGGGTAGAAGATCTTGGTTTTTCATTGAGGTTCGTTAACGGAGGCGGTACAGGGAGCCTATCATCAACTTGTAAAGAGCACGTTGTTACAGAAGTAACAGTAGGTTCCGGATTTTTTTCACCAAGCTTGTTTGATTCTTATCAAGATTTCCAATATAAACCTGCTGCAGGCTATGCGTTAGAGATTGTTAGAACTCCGAAAGATCGGTATTATACATGTCTTGGTGGTGGATATATAGCTTCAGGTGCAGTTGGAGATGATAAAACACCTAAGCCGTATTTGCCATCAGGTGCTCGCTTGCATGCCTTGGAAGGGGCGGGAGAAGTTCAAACACCGGTTTTCTATGAAGGGTCAGAACCTTTATCCTTAGGTGATCCGATATTTTTCCGCCATGCCAAAAGTGGTGAACTATGTGAGCGATTTTCGTGTTTGTATGGCATTTCACAAGGTGAAATCGTTGGAGAATATGCAACCTATCGAGGTGAGGGGCAATGTTTTTTATAG
- a CDS encoding ABC transporter ATP-binding protein yields the protein MAQVLKHIVNSCSQRVGKIHGKDEKMKTEYEIVNVSKQFKKGKVKANDQISFNVYKGEILGLLGPNGAGKSTLIKQMVGHLKPSSGRINYRGLDVTHHSKMIAQNVSYYSQDPNALTSLRLWEVLYFTGRLRGMKKKEALAQTEFLLNRFDLYDLKNKLLKDVSGGQKRILGIGTALIGESSVLIFDEPTNELDPKKRRLVWDLIKERNQQGSTIILVTHNVLEAEHVVDRVAVVNHGKLLNIDHISVMKQRVDQRLKCEITTHIGGSKEVIQFLSQYGQPIRTGENRVRLLVAKKEAGAVIDSLAQASSLPVYEYSLVPPNLEDVYFHIDDDSEEKIHTEEGLVS from the coding sequence ATGGCTCAAGTCTTAAAACATATTGTGAATAGCTGCTCTCAAAGAGTAGGGAAGATTCATGGGAAGGATGAAAAAATGAAAACAGAGTATGAGATAGTTAATGTGAGTAAGCAGTTTAAAAAAGGAAAGGTTAAGGCTAATGATCAAATAAGTTTTAATGTGTATAAAGGGGAGATTTTAGGTTTATTAGGACCTAATGGAGCTGGAAAGTCAACACTGATTAAACAAATGGTCGGGCATTTGAAGCCTTCATCTGGGAGAATCAATTATAGAGGATTAGATGTCACACACCATAGCAAAATGATAGCACAAAACGTGTCCTATTATTCTCAAGATCCAAATGCATTAACTTCATTGCGCTTATGGGAAGTTTTATATTTTACTGGAAGACTTCGTGGTATGAAAAAAAAGGAGGCTTTGGCTCAAACAGAATTTTTACTGAACCGTTTTGATCTGTACGATTTAAAAAACAAGTTATTAAAGGATGTTTCAGGAGGGCAAAAAAGAATTTTAGGTATTGGCACTGCTCTAATAGGTGAATCTTCAGTATTGATCTTTGATGAACCTACAAATGAATTAGACCCTAAGAAACGAAGACTAGTCTGGGATTTGATTAAGGAGAGAAATCAACAAGGGTCCACTATCATATTAGTCACTCATAATGTTTTGGAAGCCGAGCATGTAGTAGATCGTGTAGCAGTTGTAAACCACGGAAAACTACTTAATATTGATCATATATCGGTGATGAAACAGCGTGTGGACCAACGCTTAAAATGTGAAATAACAACCCATATAGGGGGAAGTAAAGAGGTTATTCAGTTTTTGAGTCAGTACGGTCAGCCTATAAGGACAGGTGAGAATAGGGTAAGGTTACTCGTCGCTAAAAAAGAAGCAGGTGCTGTCATTGATTCACTCGCCCAAGCATCTAGTCTTCCCGTTTACGAGTATTCACTTGTACCGCCAAATCTAGAAGATGTTTATTTTCATATTGATGACGATTCTGAAGAAAAAATTCACACAGAAGAAGGACTGGTATCATGA
- a CDS encoding MerR family transcriptional regulator, with protein MTGDHRIRIGKFAESHQVSIDTVRHYMKLGLIVPEKRGGHYIFDKRCNDDFERVLILKEIGFSLKEIQSLQRAYRFFKGSKLEKEMYKEQLLQKKEDFENQIESLTRNKDKLEEQLRILDEERNQQNYSNQMGIHLSYLSFFCCPLCQGDLILTEGQVIQHQIINGWLSCECEEQYEIKDGILLVNNENKTEEEIVNDELIVDYLNETNPEVLDAVNKGNELLYKNVSIQDWEGKVVLDVGSGTGIFLRLFYNDIPQDTLYIAVDHDFKVHKYLKEHLESLNIRKKVIFVCADYLKLPLKSGVTDILVDYFGVTNYSLANDSYILPMLDKYTNNQTILIGTSIIYHRFGINNIIPPQRRNLFQKEFLMSSMHELGYKVEFENESKYPTSSSKYKYEQLVSENDIATYFTYIGKR; from the coding sequence AGAATAAGAATAGGAAAATTTGCAGAGAGTCACCAAGTAAGTATTGATACGGTGCGTCATTATATGAAGCTAGGACTTATTGTTCCCGAAAAACGTGGTGGACATTATATTTTTGATAAACGATGTAATGATGATTTTGAAAGAGTGTTAATTCTAAAGGAAATTGGTTTTAGTCTTAAAGAAATTCAATCTCTTCAGCGTGCGTATAGGTTTTTTAAAGGTTCAAAGCTTGAGAAAGAGATGTACAAAGAACAACTATTGCAGAAAAAAGAAGATTTTGAAAATCAAATAGAAAGTTTAACAAGAAATAAAGATAAATTGGAAGAACAGCTTAGAATATTAGATGAAGAGAGAAATCAGCAGAATTATTCTAATCAAATGGGAATTCATTTAAGTTACCTTTCTTTCTTTTGCTGTCCACTTTGTCAAGGAGATCTAATATTAACAGAGGGTCAGGTAATACAACATCAAATAATTAATGGATGGTTGTCTTGTGAATGTGAGGAGCAGTATGAAATAAAAGATGGAATTTTATTAGTAAATAATGAAAATAAGACAGAAGAAGAGATTGTGAACGACGAGTTAATAGTTGATTATTTAAATGAAACGAACCCTGAAGTATTAGATGCTGTAAATAAAGGAAATGAACTCCTTTACAAAAATGTGAGTATTCAGGATTGGGAAGGGAAGGTTGTTCTAGACGTTGGCTCAGGGACAGGAATTTTTTTACGCTTATTTTACAATGACATACCTCAAGATACCTTATATATAGCTGTAGACCATGATTTTAAAGTTCATAAGTACTTGAAAGAGCATTTGGAGAGTTTAAATATTAGAAAAAAGGTAATATTCGTTTGTGCAGATTACTTAAAACTTCCTTTAAAATCGGGTGTTACAGATATTCTAGTAGATTATTTTGGTGTAACGAATTATAGTTTGGCTAACGATTCATACATACTTCCCATGCTAGATAAGTATACTAATAATCAAACAATCCTAATTGGCACTAGCATTATTTACCATAGATTTGGAATTAATAATATTATTCCACCACAAAGAAGAAATTTATTTCAAAAAGAATTTTTAATGAGTAGTATGCATGAATTAGGCTATAAGGTTGAATTTGAGAATGAGAGTAAATATCCAACGAGTAGCTCAAAGTATAAATATGAACAACTAGTTTCAGAAAATGATATTGCAACATATTTTACATACATTGGGAAGAGGTAG
- a CDS encoding 5'-nucleotidase, lipoprotein e(P4) family — protein sequence MCSKLYLIRIGFVSALCFAIITGCGTPNANEETGENAAGEETTEEQNETTEEAPQASTVNIPAENIMSTLWHQTSGERNALYYQGYNIGKMMLDQNLTENIEKKRAIVLDLDETVLDNDPYQAYAAVNEVEYPEGWDDWINSASAELLPGALEFLQYADEQGVDIYYISNRKEEQKEATIKNMEYHGIPQSTEDRILLKTDESSKKARRDQVLADHEIILLFGDNLADFADVFDKQTVPERNSSVDDLKADFGSKFIVFPNPMYGDWEGAVYDFNWDLTPEEKDDKRKKAMKPFERAS from the coding sequence ATGTGTTCAAAATTGTATTTGATTCGTATTGGGTTCGTTAGCGCATTATGCTTCGCAATTATTACAGGCTGCGGTACACCTAATGCTAATGAAGAGACCGGCGAAAATGCAGCTGGAGAAGAAACAACTGAAGAGCAAAATGAAACAACTGAAGAAGCACCCCAAGCTTCAACGGTTAATATCCCTGCTGAAAATATTATGTCTACCTTATGGCATCAAACGTCTGGCGAACGAAATGCTTTATATTATCAAGGATATAATATTGGCAAAATGATGCTTGACCAAAATTTGACAGAGAATATTGAAAAGAAGAGAGCAATCGTTTTAGACCTTGATGAAACTGTTTTAGATAATGACCCGTACCAAGCGTATGCGGCTGTAAATGAGGTTGAATATCCTGAAGGATGGGATGATTGGATTAACTCGGCTAGCGCAGAGCTTTTACCTGGTGCACTTGAATTTCTACAATATGCTGACGAACAAGGTGTAGATATTTACTACATTTCAAACCGTAAAGAAGAACAAAAGGAAGCTACAATTAAAAATATGGAGTATCACGGAATTCCTCAAAGTACTGAAGACCGTATTTTGTTGAAAACAGATGAATCCAGTAAAAAAGCAAGAAGGGATCAAGTTCTAGCGGACCATGAAATCATTCTTCTCTTCGGAGATAATTTAGCAGATTTTGCTGATGTTTTTGATAAACAGACTGTTCCAGAGCGTAACTCTTCGGTAGATGATTTAAAGGCTGATTTCGGTTCAAAATTCATAGTATTTCCTAATCCAATGTATGGCGATTGGGAAGGAGCTGTATATGATTTCAACTGGGATTTAACGCCTGAAGAGAAAGATGATAAAAGGAAAAAGGCAATGAAACCATTCGAACGAGCAAGCTAA